The nucleotide window TCAGAAGCTTCAAGTTGTTGCAAAAATGGGGAAGTGAGCTGTTAGATCAGACCTGTTGAGGATGATACATGGGGTTCGTCAGAGAGGATATCTACAGGGTGGTTGGGTATGCAGTGATGTGCGAGATACTTGTGGATCTTTTTGCAAAGCCGGCTAGGGCGTTGATGAAGATAGGGAACGGCACAGAGCGGATATGTTGGTTGTTCAAATTCGAGGTTAATTCGCGCGCAAGAAACGATGGACTTCGGGACTTCAGTGAAGCCGAGATGATgcgagggaagaaggaactgGATGTCGAAAACAGAAGACCGGTAGTAAACGTTCACGACTGTACCTTCCTTTATCTGCAAACACATGCATGCGCGGCCATCTATTCTCGTGCCTTCTCtgttcttccttccctcccGACTGATGACACCTGCCCGCTAAGGCGAAGAGGCCTCGAATAGCGACCGAGAGTTCTTTCTGACCCATTTCCTTCTCCCCTTTGCCTACCTAGTGTTCTTCAGGATTGGACGCATCTCCCTCTCGTCCGCTGATATGCTTCCTTATACTTCATGATCTCCGGCGCCTCATTTTGTTCCTACTACTGAGTAACTCCCCTCTTtcgtctctcttcctcttaaGTGACTCCCCTCCCtcatctttcttcctcttgcaaGCAAAGCATCGCTGCGTGTTCGTGTCTGTGAAAATGTTGATCGTCTCCCCGGCCGCGCACCTGCCATACTCGTCAGGCCAAGAAGCGTCCAATCCTGGCTGGTAGCCTTTTCTATAGTATTTGTCAACCTCTTCACAGTACTCTCTGCCCCTGTGCTCGCGCATGAATTTGTTGCAGTCGGCGCAGTAGATTCTGTACACGGTTGTTCTGCACATCTTGATCGATAATACTTGATGGGTTTTTCTTGGTTGCCTTTGACTGTCAAATGGGGGCATAAAGGTTGAAGCAGTTTTGTTTGGAACTTCGTTGGACCTGGTTATGGGGTCCGGGATGGGAGAACTCTGCCTCCCTACCGCCAGCCTTTTATAGGATTCAGCGCCCAGAGAGCAGACTTGGATGGTCTTACACACTGACGAGATCCTTCCCATTCTATTCTTGGACGGGTAACACAATGAATGTGCCATTATATAGCTGGAGACAAGCCTGAATGGCCGCCATCGAGGTTGGTGGTGCACTCTCCTCCCATAGTTGTTGTCTAGAATCAAGGTGGGGGACAAAAAGGGTTATTATGCTACCTAAGTGGATGCTGCTGTTACTTCTCGAGCGGCATGCACAGATGAGTCACTCTGTGCTCCATAAATCAATACCATCTCTGAATTTACGTATTGGAGGCTGCCATCCTCGGGGTTATCGAGGCCGCATTTTTCTTGTGAGTGGACGCGAGTATCATGGTTGCGGTAATTTGAAGTTGCCATTGCTCAGAGCGTGAGCTGTAAGGCCCCATTCATTCATCAAACTTCCATTGTGACCACGGAATATCGGCCTGATTCGAAACTTCAGTTTGCCATCAACGCTCCTATAAGTATGGCTTTCTGGCACAGTCGGAGCAAGTGCTCCAGTCCGTATCAGTCTTTTTGGTCACCCCTTGTGTGGATCCTCCGAACTGTCCTCAGGTTCGACCCTTTTtcttagcctcctcctctgttTCCAGAGCCATCGGCCAGCACTTTTCCTCTTTGACGTCGCTCCAAATGATGTTCTTGCATTCCCAGCATTTCTTTTCGGCAAATCGGCGGATACACATGGTCGTGAGTCCTGAAATGGCTGGACGGCTGTATGCGGAGCTGGATATTTGACTGCTGGAAACCTGCTTGCTGATGGAGGTATGTAATACTTCTGACTGTGATGTTCTGCACAAGTGTGACGTTTTGACTACTTTTTTAATACGCTGAAAGCTATTGCGTCCCGATATTTATGCCTTTTGTCATCCGAGAGGCATGAAACTCAGGTTGCACCCACAGCCCAAACAACTCGCGATGCTTCACAACGCCTTGGCAATTTGCGTAGAAATATCTAGCCAGCGACACTCTGGGGCCATTCACTTCTTATACCGTGTCCAGAGAACAGGTCTGGTGAACAACTGCACGACGCAGCCCAGCTATATCTTCCGGTGAATGGtcttgaagccatcaccatgtCTTGGCATTCTTGGCACAAGTGGATACaatgtacatagtacacaTGCTTGGCTATTTTGAAGTGTACTATGGTGTGGTGGGTAAGTAAAACCCGTGGGCCAGGTCGTTGACTACACAGTGCTCTCGAAGCAATGGCTTCGGTGGTCCGTGCCAGGTACGTGACAAGGGGGTTTTACTTTAGCACGCAACCGCAGTATATAAGGACTGcgtcccccttcttccccgtAGTCCCTCTTTCGCGTTACTAGTCACCTCCTCTGTATGGTTCAACAAACATGATGTATGAGTCTTCGCTTTCCGAAATGCTCGCTATCGTTCTGGCATGGTAGAGGTATTCAGCTGGATGAGGCCGTGGGATTGCAATCTTTGCCTCCAGTCGATCTAGACTATGGACAGGTATGTTCTGTTTTGGATCTAGAACCACTGTGGAATGTCCTGGAGTGGATCGTTCTCGGGGCTGCCTATTTCCAAGAAAAGGGGCGGCAGCGCGGCTAGCGGGATCTAAGACACATTACACGTGCTTCTCAGGAGTAATCCTCCGTATGCCCACGCTCCGTCGTTCATGACAAAATCCTGGCTACCGTCAAGTCAGTTTTACCCCTGTTGATACGTCCTTGGTAAAACATTTACCAATTTGGGTTCCCTTGATGAAAATGCATCATTGATATGATCATCAACTCCAAGTCTTTGCAGAGTCTCTAAAATAAAACATATTTTCTTAGCGTAATGGGGGTAGAGTTCTGGATCATCAAATTCGGGATGGCCTGTGCGCGGCAACCAAGCCAGTCATGATGTAAATAACTGTGTTTTAATTGTACGTTACACGATTCAACTGTCGAGTACCCTGGTCATCATTTTGATCAATTGGTCACCGAGCTATGCAATAATATGCATCGAATCGTGAGAGGAAAAGGGTAAACAGTAGCGGTAATGTTGGCATGTATTGAAAAAGACAGAATATAGCAGGTAAAAACTAGATTTGCAGTCAGACATCAGTAGGCGCACGGACCCACTGTTTTGAGAGTACGTAGCTGAGTTTTTGACTTCAGGTGGGTGTGCGGAGAATTActccttctcagcctccATGTTTCGACCAGCCTTGTTGGTGAAGCCAGGGATAAACAGGAATGCTAGCGTTCCCGAACGTGAAGCATGCCGGCGCGGCGACGATAGTGGCTGTAATAGACCAGCCTCCGCCGAGGATATGAGAAGTACCTGGATGACTGGCATATAAGATGGACCAGAAGGAAGCTAGCTCCAGGATGTTAGCTCTCTCCCTTTCTCGATTTGGCTAATAACAGGCGGCTCGCTGTGGTGAGTGCTGTTACGCTTTCCGGCTTCGACCGAACATTCTCTCGTTACATTCTCCGTGAGCTAGCTCGTCCTCCCTGCCGAGCGTCCATTCTTTCAAAATGGGTGCTTTCTGTCTGGTCTTGGCCACTGGTCTTGCTCTCCTCAGCGGAACGTATGCTGCAGAACCACCGGTCCATGAATGGGGTCAAGGAACCGGGTATCACGTCCACCTTCCCAAGGGATTCAAGAAGGCACTTTTTATTGAGAACTTCGCCCTGTACGTGCCCGGTTCCCTTCCTTCTACCTCCAAATGGGCCTTCGACTTGGGCACATCCTATCCCGGTGGTCCGGAGGGCTGGGGCACCGGCGAAGTCCAGACCTACACCGCCTCCACCGACAACATCGTCATCACTACTTCCGGAACACTCCAAATCACACCGGTCAAAGACCCAGTAACGGGTAATTGGACATCCTCCCGGATCGAGACTGTCGCAGCTAGAGATATTGTCTGTCCTCCTGGCCAGGCGATCCGAATCGAGGCCTGGATCAAGCTCGGCGACCTCCCTGTCAGCAAGCAGCTTGGTATCTGGCCTGCATTCTGGATGATGAGTTCAGCGTACCGAGGCAACTACTGGAACTGGCCGATGGTTGGCGAAATCGACATTCTAGAGAACGTCAACGGCGCGTCGGCAGCGTGGCAGACAATACACTGCGGGAAAACTGCGCCGGGCCCGTGCAATGAGTATACGGGGATCACCAATAAGGCGGCGCACCGCTGGAGTGGGTTTCATAGGTTCTCGGTGGACATTGATCGAACGAACCCTGGCGGGAGttggaaggaggagcagatcGTGTGGAGGATTGATGGGAAGGCCGTGTTCACTGTAAAGGGGAGCCGGGTCGATGACGAGAAGGCTTGGACGGCGCTTACGCGAACTCCCAAGTACATTTTGCTCAACGTTGCTGTGGGAGGCTCGTTTCCAGATGTCTTGGCGAATCCGAGCTTGGAGAGGACGCCAAATAATGCGACGGTTGGAGGGGAGGGGTCGGCGATGGAAGTGAGATATGTGGCTGTCTTCAGTACCTGAAATAGGTAGTATCGGAATGACGGTGATCGAGTAGACGAAGCCGCAGTTACAGATGTTGAACACACTTGATTATTTGGCGATTACGCTTTCGTGAAGTTGAGCAGAAGTCGGGGGCGTGGAGAAAGTGCAGTGTGAACAGGGAACTTAAAGGAGTGACACGCAGGTACGTCCCGCATAATGATAtatgcatgcatgcatgcacaATGCATCAACAAGTGGATTTCCTTTCTCTGCGCACATCATCCCGATTACATATAGAGAGCATACATCATCATTCACTCCCATTATTTCCCCTTTGGGACAGTTGACAACTAACCACTGAAAGCGTTGGACTCTGGAATTCGGCTCTCTTTACAGTCCTTTGTGAGACATGGTATCCTTTGCTCAAGCAACGGACAGTGAGCAGTCCAAGATAGGTAaactcctccccttctccaaTACCTCTTTGCTGATCAGCCCATGCACGCAAACGACACTCCTCAATCCCGAGCCATATAATAGCCGCCATTCCGAAACAATGCAAAGAACCCCTCAGCCAGGCAAGCTGCACGAAGATCCAAGCTCATAAAGTCGGTTATCTCCAGATCAAACGTCGGATACTCCTTCGACCCGCAGACTCGTTTTTCCAGAACTCCCCATGTATCTTTAACGGCCCTACCGGTGTCAACCTAAGCCTTGACGGCCCAAGAGCAAGGCTGCTCGGCCTTGTGGCAACGGCCGCAGCTCTCAATCTTCTTGCAGCCgaccttgttcttcttgcaGCGCTGGCAGGCGCCCAGACGACGACCAGTCTCCTGCATAATTGTCTCCTTGAGTGAGCATTCGACTCCGTCCTTGGCGCAACGGATACACTCGGGGATGGGCTCGCACTTGGCCTTGGACTTCTTGCAGCGCTCGCAAGAGCCGCGCTTCTCGATGACGTCGGCACGGGAGGCAGGCTTCTTGCGGGGAGTACCGCCGGGCTTACGGCCTGAACCACCCGAGCCGCCACCGGCAGCgcgacgacggcgaggagTTCCGATGTTAGAACtgttggtggaggtggtgtcggctgcggtggtggtggtagtggtggcgGATGAAGAGGCTGCGCCGTCACCGCTGCcgtcgccgttgccgttgttagCAGTACTAGAGTCGGAGCCCGAGTTGACCGTAGTAGAAGTTTGACCGACCATGTTGGCAAGCAGATCCTCAAATCTGGTTCTGGAGCTATCGGTAACGGAGTTGAAGAAGCAGACCATGGCCGCCTCCATGGGGTTGTTGGCCATACGGATGGGCAAAACAAAAGAGTTGACAGATCCTTGATCTGTGATAATTCATACACGATGTGGTCAGATAGTTAGCTTCCTATCCTGATCATCAACAAAGACGCGGCAAATATCACTGCGCTGGCAGATCGTTTCGTGCGATAACCCCAAGAAAGAGCGGAACTACCAAGGGATGAGGAGAGAGTAAAAGGAGGTATAATAGGGAGAAAGAATGAGAATCTGCCTATTACTGTACTAggctttttaatttttttgtGCTGTgtcttttctccttttctttggtCTTCCGCATGCATTATCTCCCGTCTGGAGACTGACCCACGCCGGCATTACTTGCTGGTAACCTTTGCGAGTTCTTCTTTCCACGATGCCGAGCTGTAGTAGCTTGCGCTCAAGTTTCCGGTGGACTCGGGTCTGTCAAACTTCAGGGTATCCGAGGTCACGTATGCTTTCGACAGAcgtggagaaggaaggataatGGGGGGAGTCTCGGCGCGCGCCATCGGGTACGGACGTGGGACAAAAAGCGCGCGAACAGGTAGCTTACCGTTGGCCTTGGGAATCTTGGGCAGCGGGCGGAATGTTGATGCGACGGGGCCACGCTCCGGGCTAGGCATGGTCAAGTGCTTGCGAGTATCAACGCCGGAGAGGGGCTCTCTGGCTGGTGCCTCGGAATTCAAAGATCGTTTGTCCTTTTGAGCGCCATGTTAGTTATTCCCATGTTGTCAAAGACGCGCGGCGAAGGGATCAGTACGTGGACGACGGCGGAC belongs to Neurospora crassa OR74A linkage group IV, whole genome shotgun sequence and includes:
- a CDS encoding secreted glucosidase; its protein translation is MGAFCLVLATGLALLSGTYAAEPPVHEWGQGTGYHVHLPKGFKKALFIENFALYVPGSLPSTSKWAFDLGTSYPGGPEGWGTGEVQTYTASTDNIVITTSGTLQITPVKDPVTGNWTSSRIETVAARDIVCPPGQAIRIEAWIKLGDLPVSKQLGIWPAFWMMSSAYRGNYWNWPMVGEIDILENVNGASAAWQTIHCGKTAPGPCNEYTGITNKAAHRWSGFHRFSVDIDRTNPGGSWKEEQIVWRIDGKAVFTVKGSRVDDEKAWTALTRTPKYILLNVAVGGSFPDVLANPSLERTPNNATVGGEGSAMEVRYVAVFST